GTGGAGCAAATATCAAGGCCACCACGGTCATGACCTTTATCAAAATATTCATGCATGGTCCAGCGGTATCCTTGAATGGGTCCCCAACGGTATCTCCGACCACGGATGCCGCGTGGGTTTGTGTCCCTTTCCCGCCGAGATTCCCGGCCTCAATGTATTTCTTGGCATTATCCCAAGCTCCTCCGGCATTGGCCATAAAGATGGCCATCAAGAAACCACAAACCAGCGCTCCAGCCAGATAACCACCAAGTGCTTGAGGACTCCATAAACCGATGAGGATGGGACTAAACACGGCGATGGAGCCGGGGATGATCATCTCCCTCAATGCGGCTGCGGTTGATATATCGACACACTTGGCATAATCGGGTTTAGCACCCTCCTTACCCTCTCTCAAACCGGGGATTTCCCTGAATTGCCGTCTTACCTCCTCAATCATCTTGAAGGCCGCCCTTCCCACGGCCTTAATGGCCAATGATGAGAAGAGGAAGGGGAACATCCCTCCCAGAAATAGCCCGATGATCGTATCGGCGCGGGCGATGTCGATGGTTGGAAGCTTACAGACGGCACAAAAGGCTTTGAAGAGAGCCAATGCAGTGACCGCAGCTGAAGCAATGGCAAATCCCTTTGCAATGGCAGCCGTTGTGTTGCCCAGCGCATCCAGGCTATCGGTAATTCTCCTTATCTTAGGAGGTCTTTTCGCCATCTCGGCGATACCGCCAGCATTGTCGGCGATGGGACCATAAGCATCCACGGAGACGACTATTCCCGTGGTGGAGAGCATGCCAATAGCCGCAAGCGAAATGCCGTAAACTCCCCCACCAACCCCGTTGATTACCACGCCTTTCATCGCCGCCTCTCCAGCTATGTACGCAATGAAGATCGCCACACAGAGGATGATGATGGAAAAGGCGGTGCTTCCCATCCCCGCAGAAATTCCCGCGAGGATATTCGTTGCGGCACCGGTGAGCGAAGACTGCGCGATCTCCTTGACGGGATTGTATTTATCGGAGGTGTAATATTCGGAGACCTGACCAATGGCCATTCCCGCAGCCAATCCAACCACGATCGACCAGAAGAAACCCATCCTGCCGGCTCCCAACATGAGGTACACCAACACAGCACAAGCGAGAGTGGTAAAAAGAGCAGCAGAGTAAGTCCCCATGCTCAGGGCTCGACTAAGGTGAACTTCCTCTCGAGCTCGCACAAAAAGAGAACCGAGAATGGAGCAGATAATGCCGACGGATGCGATGAGAAGGGGCAAAACCATGCCCTTCCAACCAAGGAGTATGGCACCCAAGACAATGGGGGCAACGATGGAACCCACATAAGACTCGTACAAATCCGCTCCCATGCCCGCTACATCGCCAACATTATCCCCCACATTATCGGCGATTACCGCTGGATTTCTGGGATCATCCTCGGGGATACCCGCTTCAACCTTGCCCACCAAATCCGCTCCCACGTCGGCGGCTTTGGTATAAATCCCGCCACCAACTCGAGCAAAGAGAGCAATTGAACTCGCCCCCAGACCAAAGCCGGCGATGATATCCGGGGCATTGGGAAGATTTAGCCAACATTGGAAGACGAGATAACAAATACTCAAACCGAAGAGACCAAGACCTGCCACCATCAGGCCCATGACCGCCCCGCCACGAAAGGCCACTCCCAGGGCTTCCGCCACTCCCTCCTCAGCCGCCTTTGTGGTCCTGGCATTGGCTCGGGTGGCTATGGTTAAACCTATGAAACCGGC
Above is a window of Actinomycetota bacterium DNA encoding:
- a CDS encoding sodium-translocating pyrophosphatase, which gives rise to MAALCAVCGLITAACYAYTVLEHPVGTEKMAEISRAVQEGANAFLSREYRSVAIFLVVIATLIFFLISKLTAIAYICGAFLSGLAGFIGLTIATRANARTTKAAEEGVAEALGVAFRGGAVMGLMVAGLGLFGLSICYLVFQCWLNLPNAPDIIAGFGLGASSIALFARVGGGIYTKAADVGADLVGKVEAGIPEDDPRNPAVIADNVGDNVGDVAGMGADLYESYVGSIVAPIVLGAILLGWKGMVLPLLIASVGIICSILGSLFVRAREEVHLSRALSMGTYSAALFTTLACAVLVYLMLGAGRMGFFWSIVVGLAAGMAIGQVSEYYTSDKYNPVKEIAQSSLTGAATNILAGISAGMGSTAFSIIILCVAIFIAYIAGEAAMKGVVINGVGGGVYGISLAAIGMLSTTGIVVSVDAYGPIADNAGGIAEMAKRPPKIRRITDSLDALGNTTAAIAKGFAIASAAVTALALFKAFCAVCKLPTIDIARADTIIGLFLGGMFPFLFSSLAIKAVGRAAFKMIEEVRRQFREIPGLREGKEGAKPDYAKCVDISTAAALREMIIPGSIAVFSPILIGLWSPQALGGYLAGALVCGFLMAIFMANAGGAWDNAKKYIEAGNLGGKGTQTHAASVVGDTVGDPFKDTAGPCMNILIKVMTVVALIFAPLFIR